A segment of the Chryseobacterium scophthalmum genome:
ATTCAAAAGAATTAGACCAAAAAGTATTGGTTTTATATGCTGAAGACGATGCGTGGTTAACCGATAAAGGAGTGAAAAGTCTTCTAAATGATGTTTATTTTAATTTGAAACCTGATTATAGAATCTTAAAGACTTCAGAATCAGAAAAAGGTGAAATCGGACACGTCAATTTTTTCAGAAGTTATAATAAAAAACTTTGGAATATTATTTTGAATGAAATCAAAAATTAAGCAATGAAAATTCCCCTCCTTTGGAGGGGTGGCGAAAATTCGAAAGAATTTTTGACGGGGTGGTTTAAAAATAAATTATATCAAAATTCAAAAATGAGCAACATCATACAAAACACAATACAATTTGTAAAAGAAAAACTGGAAGGAGCAGAAGCTGGTCACGACTGGTTTCACATTGAAAGAGTCTGGAAACTTTCCAAAAAAATTGCTCAGACCGAAGAATGTAATCTTGAAGTTGTAGAACTTTCTGCTTTATTACATGATATTGCCGACCCAAAATTTCATAATGGAGACGAAACTTTAGCTTTAAAAATTTCAAGAGAATTTTTAGAAAGTCAGAATGTTGGAGAAAAAATTATTCAGCAGGTTTTATTTGTTATTCAGAATATTTCATTTAAAAATAGGGGAGAGGCTCCAAAAGATTTACCTATCGAACTTAAAGTTGTTCAAGATGCGGACAGAATCGATGCGATTGGTGCGATTGGTGTGGCAAGAACTTTTAATTTCGGTGGTTTTAAAAATAATCTAATGTATCATCCTGATATTGAGCCAAAACTGAATATGTCTAAAGAAGAGTATAAAAAATCTAACGGAACAACGATTAATCATTTCTACGAAAAACTGTTGCTTTTGAAAGACTTAATGAATACCAATGAAGGCAAAAAAATAGCCGAAGAAAGACATCAGTTTATGCTGACTTTCCTCGACCAATTTATGAAAGAATGGAATGTAGATTAAGAATCTCATCAACAATCTTTAAATAAGTATCTTTGCACTTATGGGATTTATCATTTTTGTTATTTTTCTTTCACTTGTTTTCTCGCTCTTTTTTTCAAAGCTGAAAAAAGGGAAGTTGGGTCAATTGGCAAAACTTTTCAGGATTGCAAGTGTGGTTTTTGCGGTTTCCGTTTTTACGTATTGGTTTATCAAAAAATCTGTGATAGGAGTTGTAAGCAATTCTTTGTCATTACAGGTGATTAACAAACTTCCGCAACCTTTGGATTTTTATGTCATTAATGTCAATAATCTTGATAAAAATACGCCTTTAGAAACCAAGCATATCGGAAAAATCCGCCCCGAATATTATAGAGTTGAATATTTAAAAATGACTAAGTCTGATGAATATTGGGTTGCAGGATATTTAGGCAAAAAAAATCTCGTTTATTTTTCCCAGCATTCTGTTCCCAATAAAAATATGGATCAGATGATTGAAGTTCAAAATTACATCAACCAAAGCGAAAAACTTTCTGCAATAGCAAAAAAAGAAATAGAAGAGGACAATTACCAAAATATGTTGATGGGAATTTGGGTAACGCTTTGTTTTCTTTTATTGTTCCTGAATTTTGTTCTTTTGGTAAGAAAGAAATAATTCTAAAATAAACTAGGCATATTTTCCTGTCCCATTTTTGGAACCTGAAGATCGGTTTTCCACGCTTCATTCATCTTTTCAATAAAATAAGCTGAAAGAAGTGGAGATGCTTTTTCGATATTTTGATGCACGAAAAAATACAAATTCTGAAGACCTTCTTTTTCCCACGTCGTCAATCGGTCTAGCCAATCTTCCAGCCTTGCATAATCTGATTCATGATTGGCGCCGACATAACGGATAAAAGCATTTGGAGTCGTCAATCTCATGTGAAGCATATCTCGTCTTCCTGCTGTATCTACAATAATGTTCGTAATATTATTTTGCTCGAAAAGTTCGCAGGTTTTATCTAAAATTTGTTCATCAGTAAACCATTCCGTATTTCTCAGTTCAATGGCTAAAGGAACTTCTTTAGGCCATTTATTCACAAACTGTTCAAGCCTTTCGTAATCTTTTGGTTTAAAATTATCATGAAGCTGTAAGAAAACCATTCCTAATTTATCATCAAAATTAAGAACTGCCGTTGCAAACTGCGTTACAACATCATCAATATTCAAAAGTCTTCTGAAATGCGAAACCGTATTGGTAATTTTTGGGAAAAATTTGAAATTTTCCGGTGTTTTTTCTTTCCACGTTAAAACCTGTTCAGAACTCGGCATTCCATAGAAAGTCGCATTCAATTCAATCGAATTAAATTGTGTAGAATAATAAGCCAACTCGTCTTTTGTACCTTTAGGATAAAAGCCTTTCAAATCAGTCTTGTTCCATTTTGCGCAACCAATCGAAATGTTTTCCAGCCCTTTTTTGTTTTGCTTTAAAATTTCTTTGGTTTTGGAATGATCTTTTGGTAAGGTAAAATCTATTTGTGAAGGATCTTCTACTTGTCCGAATTTCATATAAGTTCGAGGTTTTTGGTTTAAGGTTTAAAGTTATAGAAAAAACCTGAATTACATTTTAAAATTACGCGAAATAGGAATTTCTGAATTGTCTGACATCGTTATAAATTTTGACTGCGATTGTTTGATATAATTTTTATTGATGATATAAGAGCGGTGACATTTTACAAAATTGGCGGGAAGTTCTTCTATAATATCTGCCAATTTACCTCTTACAAAATGGTTTTTATTTTCAATGGTATGTACATTGAGATAATGGTCATCAGCTTTTATATAAACGAGCTGATCAAGGTTTATTTTGGTTTTATCTTTTAGAATAATGTTTTCTTTTTCGATGATTTTTTTCAGGTTTTTCAGCTCATCGATTGTTTGAGTATGTTCTTTTTCAAGAGACTCTTTTTCAATAGATAGTTCTTTTTCCCGCATAATAAAAGAAATGAAGAAAAAACAAAAGTTGAGATTATCACAAATCTGCAGCAGAAGATAGGATGAATCTGAGATTTTTATCCAATTGGGATCGAGATTAATTAAATTGAGAAATCTTGGAAGCGCCACTTCAAACGAACTGATCATTGCAATAAAAACTCCAATAAAAAGATATTTTCGGTAACCATTTCTATGAAAATATGCAAAATAAAATACACAAGTTAAGGTAATGAAATCTACAATTGCAGCGGTATTAAGTATAAATCTGAAAATGGAAATTACTGTAGGATTATTAACGAAGGGTAAAGCTTCCACGAAAAACAGAATAACCCAAAAGATAGTAATCCCAACTAAAAAGCGGTATAAGAATGATTTTTTATCTAAATCAAAAAAACTGATAATCAAAAAATTAAATACAACAATAAATAAGTCTCCTAAAGCTTCATAAACCATTTTGTTGTTAATGAAAGATAGAAACCTAGTTTCAAAAACGATAATATGAATTTCATTCAGATAAAATAAAATGAACAAAAGACATTGTAACGAAAAGAAGAAATAAATTCTCTTGAATCCCAAAACATAAATTTTGAAAATCCCAAATATGAGCAGAGCAAACTGAAATCCTGCAATAAAAATGGTAAACAAAAAGTATAAGCTTAGAGGTTTGCTTTGTTTTTTTTCAATTCCTTTCAGGTATTTCGTTTCACTTTGAAGTTCAATTTCAGGAATCGGGAGAACGTATTTGTATTTTTTTAGATAGACAATATATTGAGAAAAAGTATTTTTTTCAGGACTCAAAATAAGCTGTCTGTCATTATTTTTAATCGAGAAATCAGAAACTCTATTGGCATAACCTGTCTTTGCAATGAGCTGATAACGATTGTCTTTAAGCTCATAAGCCTGCATGTAAGCAATGTCTTCTTTGGCAGAAAGATAAAGATGAGTGTTTTTATCCTGGGTATTTAGAACACTGAATTTTATCATGGCATATTGCAAAGTATCCGGAATTGGATATTGTTTTAAACTAAGTTGATTAAAGATTTTGAAATCTAACTGATTGATAAATTTTGGCGATAAATTTTCTTGATTGGTATATGCAATCTGAGCATTTTGATACAACGAAATACTATCTGTCTCTGCCGAAAATACAATGCTCTTCTGCTGCGAAAATAAAAACGTCTGGAATAATAATACTCCAAATAAGAACAAACGGTTTGACATTTTTATGAGGCAGATTTTCGGTAACATTTTATCGTTATTTGTATTTCCAGGCGGTTGAAATGTTCAGAATACCATAAAAATCTAAATCTGCATCTCCGTTGATGTTTCTTACGGTTTCAAAAACTCCGGCTTCATTTCCCACAACCACATTAAATTCAAACGCAGGAAAGTTTCCATTTTCATCAGGTTCTCCCAACGCAATAGATACGTGACCATGAGGGCCGGTTTTGAATCTCCAGAACACAATATTTCCTTTTTCGAAAAGATTGGTTCTGTATTTTGTTTTTGTTCGTTCATAAAAATCAATTGCACCGGGATGTTTTGGTAAATCAAATTGAATGAGATGTTTTTCTTCTAAAAGATGCAAAGTGTAACAAATTCCTGTCATACAATAAGGATCTCCCAGTTCTGCAAGCGGCATCCAAATATTAATTTTATCAATAAATGGTGAACGGTTTTGTCCGTCGGTTTCAGTTTCACCCTCAAACTGTCTGGCTTGAGTGATGATTTCTTGTATGGTATCCATCACTTTATTAGTTTTATTAAATTTACATTTTTCTGATAAAAGCCCCGCAAGTTTTTGAAAATATACGAGGCTTGGGAAATGGTTATTGTTTTTTTAAAAAATCTTATTCTTAAGAAAATCTGCGTTTCCATATGTACAGCCGCCAATTAAGTATAGCTAAACAGAAATATTGCACTAATGCCTATATAAGCCGTTTAGTCATGTTTTGTCTATTTTTAATATTGATGTGCTGCTGTTACTCCTGTAATAACAAATCCAGGTGGCGATAATAAAGGCCCATATTGACCTGCTTGAAATAAACAAGTAGATTCGTTACAAGGCATAGTTGTAACAAATCCGTCTGAAATTCTTTTCATAATAACACCTGTTACCATTACTGAACAAGGACATTTATTACCTGTTGTATTATTTTGATTATTTACCCAAATACAGTCTGATGCCGGAATTGCTAATTTTGCTGCGTTGTTAATTTGATTCCAAGTAATAGGATTTTCTCCAACATTTGGTGCTATGTTATATGTCCATTTGGGATTATTTCCTTGTTGAATAGAATTAAGATTTGACATAATTCTACTAGCATTGTCTCTTGCTTGGCTTTCTAAGCTATTCCAGTTTATTGAATATTGAAAAGCAAATGTTTCAACTCCCATCTGACTGTATTGTAATACGTGAGTTAATTCGTGAGCCCACAATTCAATATTATTAGTTAATTGTTGGTCTGAGAAAACAATAACATCATCGTAAGTAATTGCACCTTCTTGATTAAACCAATTATTTAGTGCTCCATCAATGCTTAATCCATTTGCTGTAGTCCAAGTTGTATTGTTTAATATATTTGGAGGAAAGTATGGAGAAAGTATATTTTTTATATTTTGTGGAATTTGTTGAGTTCCTCTGTTTAATGCTTGTCCCCTTGAGAATCTAATTGATGAAGCAAGAACTGGTGCCATAGGATTTATCAATGCTTGTCCGATATCTTTGGGAGCATTTTTAATTATTTGCGGGATAACATTTAAGTTTGGAGGATTAATGTTTACCGTACCTCTATTTACATCTACGTCTACTCCAATTAGTTGAGAAACCAAGCTTTGAGCATTTGAATTAAGTGTAAATGCACTAACAATTAATAATGTTAAAAATAATTTTTTCATTTCTGTAGGTTTTAATGCCGAGAATTTAAAATTAGGATTTCGGCTTTTCCTTTTTTTATAAAAGCCCCGCAAGTTTTTGAAAATATACGAGGTTTGGGAAATGGTTATTGGATTTTTGCTTAAATCTGTACTTATATTTCACTATTTAGAATAGATCTTACAGACTGCAGGATGATGTGGTTTTATTCTCGGAACTCGTACTTACACTTTGTCTCCCGTTGCAGTTAACGTATCCGTTTTTTCGGCAATCTAATCCTTCAAAACAGACTTCAGAAACCTCTATCCTGAATTGATCCGAATCGTTATTCACAATAATTGCTTTTGTAAGTCCAAAATCATTGGTATAAGATGCACCGGGATCAATATAATAAGTAAGGGTGCCATTTTGATTATTGTCATTACCTACGATAAGCTTGTATCTCAACTGAACTGCTTTAGAATAATTATTTTTAAGTCTTACACCCCAAGAATAAAATTTTCCGTCTTTATTGTAGCCATAGTTTTTCACTGTAAAACCCAGGCTTCGGTAGCATTCATTTTCATATACTCTTTCCTCCAAGTTAATCTTTTTTTTCGGTGGAGCTTCCTGTCTGTTGGGCTTATAACCTCCCGTTGCCAAACCGTATCCTTTTTTGTTCTCTGTTTTCGTCTGTGACAAAGCAATAAAAGGTACGAATGAAAAACATATTAATGTTATTAAAACATAGTTTTTTATAATTGTTTTATTTTTCATGAGATAAGATTTTAAATTATTTATGAATGGATTTTAGAAATCCGTTAAAGCGATAATCTCTTCAAATTTTTTAGGATTATCGATGTTTTTTATAGCATCGCGTAATGCTATTTTTTCAATCTTTTTTTTATCTGTAGCCAGATAAGTTTCATAAAGATCTCCATAACAAACTAGCATAATCTCTTCTTTCTGTGAGGTTGTATTTAGCTTGGTGAAAAGACAAGCTTCATTCTTGTCATAGACATAGTAAGAAATTCCTTCTTTTTCTACTAATGCTCTTTTCAGCGTAATTGTATCTTGCAGATTTTGAGCACTGAATAACAAAATACCAAAGAGCAGTATTGAAGTGAATATTGTTTTCATTTTTTTTCATTTTTAAGGATTAAATATTTACCGTTGTCCACATCCATATCCAGGTCTGTTTACGCAATCTCTTGTTGTGGTAGATCCTGAAGATTTTTTTTGATAAGAATTTTGCTGTGCCTGGTTCTGAAGATTTTGGGTCACGTTATCCATCATAGAATTAAAGCTTTGCTTTCTTATTTCTGTAGCCTGTTGTTTTTGGCTTTCCAATAAATCAAGCTCTTGTTGGAGTTGTTCTTTCGAATTTTGGGTAATCTGGCTCATCCAGCCGTTATATTGTTCCACATAGTTACCGCCTTTCATGGCAAGCGATACCAGACAATTGGTAAGGTTGTCATTTTGGGTATTGTTTTTCAAAAGATCGATCGTGTATCTTTTACATTCATTAAGTTTTGCAGTACCATCATCTTGTTGTGCATAGATATAAGTGGTTGCAAAAACAGTTAAAAAAATTAGAATAGTTTTCATGATATTTATTTTTGTAAAAGTTTTAAAAGTTCATTAGTGGTTTGGTTAATGGTATTGGTAAGCTCAGCATTTCTGCGGGCTTTTTCCTGTTCTCTCAATATATCTCTTTGTTTTTGTTCGGCAGCTGCTCTTTGATCTGCTAAAAGCTGTGCACTTTCTTTGGCTTGCTCACTTAATACATTTGCGGTATAAATTGTTTTGTCATAAAATTGAGTACGATGGGGTAATTTATTTTTTCCAATGGTTAATGCAAAATTTTGACTGGTAAGTGAAGGGAAATTTTCTATCACATTTTGGTAATATAGATCTGCAATTGCAGGGTTGTCATTATCTACACTATATTTCAATCCTGCATATTCTTTAGATGTTTTATCATCATAGAAAATATACCGTATGGTTGCGTCTTTTTTCTTAATGATGAAAGTTGGAGTGTCATATACGTCACTTACTGCAAAATGATCATTCATATAGGCAATTCGATCTTCAAAAGTGAAACCGCTATAGATCTCTTCCAGTTCATAGAGATACAATAAGCTTCCGTATACCAGCTTGCTTTCATTATCATTCGCAGCCGCTACAGAATATAGCTGGATTTGATTTAAACTTGGAGCAATACTCATCATCCTGTTATTTTTTCTGAGATAAGTAGTATTATAAACCGAATTGATGTATTTCTGATTCCAGGTATTGTCTGTGAGTTTTGTTTTTATACTGCTAAATATGATAGCGTTTGGATTGGAGATGGTAATGGTGCTTTTTTTGTTTTCATTCATCATTATCGTCACTTCGGTACCCTGATTGTAATATAAAGTTTGATAATAGCTTATAAAATCATAAGCCGGAGTATCTGTTTTATTGTAAACAGCTCGTTTTTTTGCAGACAAAAGTTTATATCCCATCTTGTTCATAAGTTCTGTTGCGAAATTTCTGTTTTCTGCAAACGAAGAGCGTAAAGTAAGGGAGTCTACAGGTTGGCTTGTAAGCAAAACAACAGGAACAAAAATTTCACAGCTGAAATATTCTCCGGAATTGATACTGGCAAAAAGCTTCCCTTTTTTGTACAGAGAACGTTCTCCTTTTGTTTCCACAAGACTCCAGTTTTTAATACCTAATTTCTGAACGATTTTTGAAAGTAAATCATCATTTGCAGGATAATTACTGAGTGAAAAACCTATAACCGCATTGTTTTTATCTCCAATTAAGGTAAATCTATAGCTGTTATCGGTAATCAAATGTTTAAAAATAGAATTTATAGTATCTGTTTTTTTAAGTTCTTGATCGTAGATATAATCTTTTTCATCTTCTACTTTTTTAAAAACAACTCCTATTTCTGATAGCTCTTCATCTAAAAGTAGAGTAGCTTCATCCAAATTTGTTTTAAAAATTTTTTCAATAAATGTGATGGGTTCTTTTGGTGCAAGAGCTTTCTTTTTTGCTTGTGCATAGAATGTTTGTATCATTACGAAGAATACAAAACATATAATCGGAATTTTTGCTAAATTTTTCATGTTTTTGGTTTTTAAGGATTATGTAAAAATTAATGAATTTTCACACAAATGTCTGTCAAAAAACAAGCATTTCACGAAAAATGTCGTGAAATGAATAATAAGTAGCGCGAATGGTAAGATGGAAATTTTATCTTTATTTAATGAAAGCTTCTATGCTAAAAAGGATCTTATTTTTAAAAACTGCAACAAGCTTAAAAGGGTTATTGGCTTTAGTAAATTGTATTTTACTTTATTTTTTAAGCAAAAAAAATCTTCGATAACTTTTTTAATTGAAATCGAAGATTAGAAGTAGTCAAAATATTTTTGACTTATATTTTGTTTGATTTTTTAAATGGATTTCCTGGAAGTATTGAATTAAATAGGATTATTTTTTTAATAAGTTAATCTTCATCTTCCAGCTCAAAAATATCTTCCACTTTTTTGTCAAAATATTTTGCAATTTTCAATGATAAAACTGTTGAGGGAACATACTTTCCGGCTTCCATGGCATTGATGGTCTGTCGTGAAACCCCGATTTTTTTTGCCAAATCTTCCTGAGTTATATTCTTTAAAGCTCTTTCTATTTTAATAGTATTTTTCATTTTTTAAGTAATAAATAATTAAATCTGAAAATATAAAGTACCAAAGGTAAAAACATAATCAAAATCATGGCGGTGAAGAATAATGTTCCAAATATGGTTAAAAATAAAATAAGAACGATAGAGTAGGTTACCATTAAGCTCCAAAATACAGATTTTAATCTTAAACTTGAGATGTATTCATCTTCAATTTTCTCCTTTGAAAATCCTACCAATATTCCGCCGATGATAATTAAAATTCCAAAAAGATTTGGGAAAAGATCTATTGGTATGGTCTTAAATAATCCCGAATCTTCATTGTTCAAAGGAAATCCTGAGCTATAAAATACGGGTAACGAAATTTCAGTAGAATTAATAATTCCTGTCAATGAAATTATTCCTAAAATTAATGATGGAATAAAAATAAACCAGCCTATTTTTTTATAGCGGTTTGAGAAAAGTTGTAATGTATTCATGGTTGTATTTTTTTATTAAAACAAATGTAAAAAATATTTTACATATTGTAAAGTTTATTTTACATGTTAAATTAAATTAAATCCGCACAAATTTTTCGTGCGGATTT
Coding sequences within it:
- a CDS encoding LytTR family transcriptional regulator DNA-binding domain-containing protein, with translation MSNRLFLFGVLLFQTFLFSQQKSIVFSAETDSISLYQNAQIAYTNQENLSPKFINQLDFKIFNQLSLKQYPIPDTLQYAMIKFSVLNTQDKNTHLYLSAKEDIAYMQAYELKDNRYQLIAKTGYANRVSDFSIKNNDRQLILSPEKNTFSQYIVYLKKYKYVLPIPEIELQSETKYLKGIEKKQSKPLSLYFLFTIFIAGFQFALLIFGIFKIYVLGFKRIYFFFSLQCLLFILFYLNEIHIIVFETRFLSFINNKMVYEALGDLFIVVFNFLIISFFDLDKKSFLYRFLVGITIFWVILFFVEALPFVNNPTVISIFRFILNTAAIVDFITLTCVFYFAYFHRNGYRKYLFIGVFIAMISSFEVALPRFLNLINLDPNWIKISDSSYLLLQICDNLNFCFFFISFIMREKELSIEKESLEKEHTQTIDELKNLKKIIEKENIILKDKTKINLDQLVYIKADDHYLNVHTIENKNHFVRGKLADIIEELPANFVKCHRSYIINKNYIKQSQSKFITMSDNSEIPISRNFKM
- a CDS encoding DUF72 domain-containing protein, whose translation is MKFGQVEDPSQIDFTLPKDHSKTKEILKQNKKGLENISIGCAKWNKTDLKGFYPKGTKDELAYYSTQFNSIELNATFYGMPSSEQVLTWKEKTPENFKFFPKITNTVSHFRRLLNIDDVVTQFATAVLNFDDKLGMVFLQLHDNFKPKDYERLEQFVNKWPKEVPLAIELRNTEWFTDEQILDKTCELFEQNNITNIIVDTAGRRDMLHMRLTTPNAFIRYVGANHESDYARLEDWLDRLTTWEKEGLQNLYFFVHQNIEKASPLLSAYFIEKMNEAWKTDLQVPKMGQENMPSLF
- a CDS encoding helix-turn-helix transcriptional regulator produces the protein MKNTIKIERALKNITQEDLAKKIGVSRQTINAMEAGKYVPSTVLSLKIAKYFDKKVEDIFELEDED
- a CDS encoding HD domain-containing protein, with translation MSNIIQNTIQFVKEKLEGAEAGHDWFHIERVWKLSKKIAQTEECNLEVVELSALLHDIADPKFHNGDETLALKISREFLESQNVGEKIIQQVLFVIQNISFKNRGEAPKDLPIELKVVQDADRIDAIGAIGVARTFNFGGFKNNLMYHPDIEPKLNMSKEEYKKSNGTTINHFYEKLLLLKDLMNTNEGKKIAEERHQFMLTFLDQFMKEWNVD
- a CDS encoding eCIS core domain-containing protein — translated: MKKLFLTLLIVSAFTLNSNAQSLVSQLIGVDVDVNRGTVNINPPNLNVIPQIIKNAPKDIGQALINPMAPVLASSIRFSRGQALNRGTQQIPQNIKNILSPYFPPNILNNTTWTTANGLSIDGALNNWFNQEGAITYDDVIVFSDQQLTNNIELWAHELTHVLQYSQMGVETFAFQYSINWNSLESQARDNASRIMSNLNSIQQGNNPKWTYNIAPNVGENPITWNQINNAAKLAIPASDCIWVNNQNNTTGNKCPCSVMVTGVIMKRISDGFVTTMPCNESTCLFQAGQYGPLLSPPGFVITGVTAAHQY